A single window of Methylomarinum sp. Ch1-1 DNA harbors:
- the queA gene encoding tRNA preQ1(34) S-adenosylmethionine ribosyltransferase-isomerase QueA — protein MKKNDFNYHLPEHLIAQKPLAERSASRMLCMNRHSGELQDRMFIDFADLISADDLLVFNNTKVIPARLFGRKQSGGKVEILIERVLDDRRAVAHMRASKSPKAGAVIELDNGFSCTVTGREGDLFCLQTNGRQTLPDMLAQIGHMPLPPYINRADDEEDLSRYQTVFAEESGAVAAPTAGLHFDQAMMDRLDRIGVGKTFVTLHVGSGTFQPVRVENLAEHVMHKEFYSVSIETVSAIEQTRERGGRVIAIGTTAVRALESASRSGQIKAGFGETDLFITPGYQFKSVDAMLTNFHLPESTLLMLIAAFAGYDPVMKAYRHAIEQQYRFFSYGDAMFLSS, from the coding sequence ATGAAAAAAAACGATTTTAACTACCATCTTCCGGAACACTTGATTGCGCAGAAGCCGCTGGCCGAGCGCAGCGCCAGCCGCATGCTATGCATGAACAGACATAGCGGTGAATTGCAAGACCGCATGTTCATCGATTTTGCCGACTTGATCAGCGCCGATGACCTGTTGGTGTTTAACAACACCAAGGTGATACCGGCGCGCCTGTTCGGTCGTAAACAAAGCGGCGGCAAGGTGGAAATCTTGATCGAACGCGTGCTCGATGACCGGCGCGCCGTCGCCCACATGCGTGCCAGCAAGTCTCCGAAAGCAGGCGCCGTGATCGAACTGGACAACGGTTTTTCCTGCACCGTCACCGGCAGGGAAGGGGATTTGTTCTGTTTGCAGACGAACGGTCGACAAACCTTACCGGATATGCTGGCGCAGATCGGTCACATGCCGTTGCCGCCTTATATTAATCGAGCCGATGATGAAGAGGATTTAAGTCGTTATCAGACCGTTTTCGCCGAGGAATCCGGTGCGGTTGCCGCGCCGACTGCGGGTCTGCATTTCGATCAGGCGATGATGGACAGGCTGGATCGAATCGGCGTCGGCAAGACCTTCGTCACGCTGCACGTCGGTAGCGGCACCTTTCAGCCGGTCAGGGTGGAAAACCTGGCCGAGCATGTCATGCATAAGGAATTTTATTCGGTTTCCATCGAGACCGTCTCGGCGATCGAGCAAACGCGCGAGCGGGGCGGGCGGGTCATCGCCATCGGCACCACTGCGGTCAGGGCGTTGGAGTCGGCCTCGCGCAGTGGCCAAATAAAGGCCGGTTTCGGCGAAACCGATCTGTTTATCACGCCCGGTTATCAATTCAAATCGGTCGATGCGATGCTGACCAACTTCCATTTGCCGGAATCGACCTTGCTGATGCTGATTGCCGCCTTCGCCGGCTATGACCCGGTGATGAAGGCTTATCGGCATGCGATTGAACAACAATACCGCTTCTTCAGTTACGGCGATGCGATGTTCTTGAGTAGTTGA
- a CDS encoding MinD/ParA family protein — protein MATVIAITSGKGGVGKTNAATNLGLALAARHAKVCVFDADTGLANINILLGIQPQYTLEQVLNGDKRIAEIIVEVEGGLSVVPAASGVRRCSDLGREQRQVLVNALAELEQRFDYILIDTAAGIDSGVLDFVASAQYRVVVITPEPTSLTDAFALLKMLSIRGGKRNLFALVNRVDDYKVSQKVFRRFQMAVEKYLKVNIHYLGYLANDAAVADAVSRQQPVVIGAPESSVSCCFFALADIVKRQFLNEKNLPYFSHYWRKISAASQQKIQQHEKSSAAPPAAKQREEGEFQMADVFAWLERRGYPEEDMRELITTLESVYQKQHHKPVKSTDSVIAGLLADVHGNEDKARLLYKTLSNSFERQFDKKIDDPIASMIAQMEGERFSRQEFSALLMRFGEIYRTRFGVRYFDDGEQLLEDIARLLQNK, from the coding sequence ATGGCGACAGTTATTGCGATAACCAGTGGTAAAGGCGGCGTCGGCAAGACCAATGCCGCCACCAATCTCGGTTTGGCCTTGGCCGCCCGGCATGCAAAAGTCTGTGTGTTCGATGCCGATACCGGGCTGGCCAACATCAATATCCTGCTGGGCATACAGCCGCAATACACCCTCGAACAGGTGCTTAATGGCGACAAGCGCATAGCGGAAATCATCGTGGAAGTGGAGGGCGGCTTATCTGTCGTGCCCGCGGCCTCCGGCGTGCGTCGTTGTTCGGATTTAGGCAGAGAACAGCGTCAGGTGTTGGTGAACGCGCTGGCCGAATTGGAACAGCGCTTCGACTATATCCTGATCGATACCGCCGCGGGCATCGACAGCGGGGTGCTGGATTTCGTCGCCTCGGCGCAGTATCGGGTCGTCGTGATTACGCCGGAGCCGACTTCGCTGACCGATGCCTTTGCCTTGCTGAAGATGCTGTCGATCAGGGGCGGCAAGCGCAATCTTTTTGCGCTGGTCAATCGTGTCGATGATTATAAAGTCAGTCAAAAGGTGTTTAGACGCTTTCAGATGGCGGTGGAAAAATACCTGAAGGTCAATATCCACTATCTGGGCTACCTGGCCAATGATGCGGCCGTGGCGGATGCAGTCAGTCGGCAGCAGCCGGTGGTGATAGGCGCGCCCGAATCATCAGTCAGTTGTTGTTTCTTCGCCTTGGCCGATATCGTCAAAAGACAATTCCTGAACGAAAAAAACCTACCTTATTTCAGTCATTATTGGCGCAAGATATCGGCGGCCAGCCAACAAAAAATCCAACAGCATGAGAAGTCTTCGGCCGCGCCTCCTGCCGCGAAACAGCGGGAAGAGGGCGAATTTCAGATGGCCGATGTGTTCGCCTGGCTGGAGCGTCGCGGTTATCCGGAAGAGGATATGCGAGAGCTGATCACGACGCTGGAAAGCGTTTACCAAAAACAGCACCATAAGCCGGTCAAAAGCACTGACAGTGTGATTGCCGGTTTGTTGGCCGATGTCCATGGCAATGAGGACAAGGCGCGTTTACTGTATAAAACGCTGAGCAACAGTTTCGAACGGCAGTTCGATAAAAAAATTGACGACCCTATCGCCAGTATGATCGCTCAGATGGAGGGCGAGCGCTTTTCCCGTCAGGAATTTTCCGCGCTGCTGATGCGGTTCGGCGAAATTTACCGAACCCGCTTCGGCGTCAGATACTTCGACGACGGCGAACAATTGCTGGAGGATATCGCCCGATTGTTGCAGAACAAATAA